Genomic DNA from Oryza sativa Japonica Group chromosome 5, ASM3414082v1:
TAGAGGTATATCAAGATTCATAATATTAGGATGTGTTACATCCAATactatgttggttttttatgtGACTGAGGGAGTACATTTTCGGACATAGGTAGCACTGTTTAACTGTTTAAAAAAAGTGCTAATGGAAACAAAGGTATAATATGCATCTTAATTAGAAAAGAACGGGGTAAAATTTGCGTCTTAGTAAGAAAAGAATGGGGCAGTCGGCACCCACCATCCCTCGCCGCTGCATGCGGATTTCTAGTTGTGGGGCTATATATCTTGCCTTCCTCGAGCTCTTGTAGCCTGTGGCAACGACTAGATGGCACCACATCCATAACCATAGTGGATAATCATGGCTATGGTGTTGGGGGTGGCCGGCTCTCACCCTGCGAAGGCAATATGGTCACCAGTGGTCTTAGGATAAGCTAGAAAGATGATAGGACGGCCATATAAAGAGCTTGCTCGTGTTGTCCCCTAAGGGTGACCTGCCGCCCTGCCCTCACAGTTCCTCTCTATCGCCTTCCCCCACCATGTCATAGCCAAAAGTCTGTGCACCCGCTAGGACGACGATAGAGCTGGGGCCTTCTCCTTGGGTCTTGGTGGTTTGTTAGTGCCAATTTTGAATATTGCCTAGCCGGCCCTCATTGTTGGCGGCCATGTACAGTTTTCCTCGGGCTCCTCCCTTGATTCTCATTCTGTTGGAATTAAGGAAGATGTTATGGTCGGCGGTTAGCTGATCCGATGTCGTGAAGTGGGCTGGGCTTCCCTCCTGTGGTAGCCGTAGCTTTACATTGGGGTTGCTACAGTGGCTCCCCTCCCGGATTTGCAGTGGACTTCCAATGGGCGGCGTGGTGATGGCCGAGATCCTAGCAGATTGGCCATGGTGTGTGCTAGGAGAAAGCTCTACCTGGCTCAAGACCAATACTGGTGATGATGATGTCCTTGTGAATTATCTTCCTACCTATAAGAGCCGTTATAGCACCTCTGGCCCATTTCGCTTAGGAGGCTTGGATGAAAACATTCATTTTGTTTAACCGGATGCACGATAAGCGGCATTTGTTCAATGTCGTCCCCATTTTGAAGGTATCACTTTCAGAGATCCCTTTCAGAGATCACAATGCTCTATTCGGACTGTACCCCTTTCCCTTCTCTGTTTGCTCAATTTGAACCTGCATTGTTTCAAGTTAGCTCGCATTTGCAACACGCTGGCATAGTTCGTTGCTGGTCCTATCCCCTTGGTCGATGCACACATCCACGGTTGGTGTTGGTGTCGCTTTAGCCACCGGCCATAGCCTTGCCACGACCAAAGCGGCCGTATTTGTCATCTAAGAGTTCGCTTGTGTCTCGTACCTCACTTCCTTCTCCCAAGAACATTGGCGAGCGCTAATCCATATAACAACATGACATACTTGGACTCTTTGATGGCTTGATGCGGGTGGTCTTGATACTACAATATTTCGGTCGCCGGAACTTCAAGATGACATGTGTGTCTGGTAGAAAAGGCCCCTCGACAATATTCAATTTCTAGTGTTTCAAGTATGGTGTTTCTAGTGTTTAGCAAAGATTAAGGTTGACAAggaaaatctctggtgctcgtTATTAAATATTTAAATGATGGATGATTGAGGATGAGAGGTGGCTTCTGGATAAGAAGGAAAGAGATTTGAATGAGATAAGTATTGCTCTATGAATTCTtatatttgtgaaaaaaaattgaatgattGTATATATGGATAGAGGGAATATATGGGTGTGTGGCATCACATACTTTTTAGTCCACCCTCCTTACCTTCCAAACTACCAATACTCACCCTTTACCTCAAAAATAGTGTCTTTTTAGGTTTTGGATTTGTCTCACAAAGAGTATCATTTTAGCTGTAGGATCCACTAAGCCTCTTAATACCAATTTATCTATTTTATCTCGTTTTGGCCATTTAACCATTATtactctcttctctttctcattCTCCCTCTCCCTGTTTTCTCTTTGTATTAATGGAGTGCATGGTAGCCTTTTGATCTCTTTCTTATATGTTTTTTACTGTAAAACGATAGTCTTTTTGACGGGGGaacaatactccctctgtacaaTAATACaatgatttttcttcttctggAGAGATTATTGCTGAAGAGAAAACGACTAGGATACCCCTATTTAAGATGGGAAGAACTTTGAATTAGAGTTGATTAATGTGATAATTAGAATACCAAAGTCTTTTATATTTGAAGACAAACTACAAAGGACAAGATCACTTACCCACGGATGGAGTATCAGTGAGGCTCATTTCATCTTTTTCTCTCAACTAAAGTTTTCCAGAATATTAGAATTACTAATCCGTTTTAAAATGgtcatatgtatttttttatggcAAAGGGAGTACTATTTTAGAACACAGATTGAGTGAATCGCCGCCTGAAACTACCCCTTGCAGTGCAGTTGCCGAGCATCGATCTCGCCTACCGATCGACCGGACGCCACGTCTGACTATCTAACACCTCCATGGTTCATATAAACCAAGTGAATAATTAGTCCATTTCTAATTATGAGACCCACAAAACAAAACAAGGATAAATTAGGGGGGGAACCCCGTAAGATAGCTGCTCTTCCTTGTGGCTAGCTGCTAGCGTGTGTGTACGTACGTATTGCAGTacacatcgatcgatcatgcggcggcggcggcggcgaagttgTTCGAGacggcgccgtcgccctcgccgcaGGCGCTGTGGATGGCCCTCATCCTGTCGACGGACTTGCAGATGCCGCTGCAGGACCAGTCGAAGGACGCCGCGCACACGTTCCCCGCCTGCTTCTTCCACTCGCAGTCCGGCGGCGTCGCGCAGCACAGGCTCCGGTCGTCCACGTGCTCCACCTCCAGCCCTATCAGCCACGCCCCCAGCGACACGTCCTCGTTCGCGAACCGGTGCAGTATCGGCCTAATTCGCAGCAACACCATATTCCACACGATTCAGCCAAGCAATTTTCACGCGAGATTATCTATGAGCATATATGCAATAATAATGTGATTTGCTTGCTTACTGGTTGATGGAGATGTAGGAGGCGAGGTCCTTGGAGATGGCGTAGATCTGGCCGGTGGCATGCCGGAAGTACCGGTTCCCCTCGTCCCCGAACTTCCAGTACTCCGGCTCGTGGTACTTCACGCCCCTGCCATGCATGCACAACACACGATCGAGCAGCAACGATTCATGTTAGATTGTTACTTGTGTTCTCTAACAAGAAACGAAACGAGTTCTCGCGTGCAGTCCTACTTCTGTGACAGAACCGGGCCGGACTTCATGCAGCCCACGTACACCCTCGGCCTCGTCCTGTACCTCGCCAGCCTGCTCGTCAGCATCCCTGTACAACATCCAATCGAACGTACAAATGTACAGCACTGTACAGTGAATCTAGCTGTGAATTGTATTTGTACGTACCTAGGTTGACGtggacgtcgtcgtcgaccttGACGTAGAAGTCGGCGTCccaggtggcgacggcggcggtgaagtAGGTGCGGGTCTTGGAGGAGAGCTCGTGGTAGCCCTCGACGTGGTCGAGCCGCATGAAGTCCCGCGTCTCGGCGTCCTCCACGTCGATGGCGCGGTCTAGGGCGCCGCCCGGGGTGGCGCTGTGCCCGATCACGAACCGCACCACCACCCCCttctcctccagccgccgcagCCTCTCGCCCCTCGGCACCCACGTGTCCCGGAGCGAGTCGCGCCGCTTCTTGCTGCTGAACGCCGTGTTGATGCCGATCACCACGAACGCCCtgggcggccgccgcccccgctTCGACGGCACCGCCGCGCCCAGCCCGCCGTTCTGCTTCGCGCGCTCCACCGCCAGCTCCATCTCCAGCGACGACACCGACTTGTCCAACGACCTAAGTAGCAACAATTCGATCACGACTAGAGACTGTCTACTGTACTTGATTGTTTGCGTTTCGGACTTACTGGATTGCTTGGTGAGTTCTTGACACCTCGTTCATGATGTCGTTCGGGTTGCCCTCGTCCAGTTTCTGCAATCCAGAAATTCAAACGAGTGTTCAGTTGTTCCCTATGCAGTTCTGTAAAGATTTTGGTCGAAATGTGCATGAATGGATATACTTACATGCCGGTGCTCGCAGTCGtcggagaagagggagagcctGGAGCCATGGCCGGAGGAGGCCGCGCCGACGCTGCCCGACGGCGGTGGCATCAGAAGCGTCATCCGGCCGCTGAGCAGCAGGCCGACGAAGAAGCTCGTGGCGCAGAGCACGACGACGGCCTTCGCCGACAtcggcctcgccctcgccgccttcttCTCCGACTGCGGCTGCCGCTCCGTCAGTGCCTGAATCCAACCGATCGACATTAACAACCACCCAAACTAACCACAACAAAAGACACGTAGTCAAATGCATCCATATGTATACAAACACAAACCATCATTGCAGTGGACGTTTCAAGCTTAGCTGCCTACTGAAATGGAATATGGATCGAGACACCGATTGCGTATACGAAGGAGATCGATGGAGGAGGCAGGGGAGGAGATGCCCGAAAACGCCGGCTATCTATCCCGGCTCGGCGAAGCGGTTCAGTTAGCAAGGCGCTTCGTGTGAGGAGAGGGAAGCTCATGCTGGCAGTGTGAGCTAGCCACCGAGCCTTGGACGATGGTACGCACAAGCGGGGACGCAGAGGGGCGGCGTCCATCGTTTGATACACTGAAGAGAAAAGCCATGCATGTAGTTAGCGTCTCCAGCGACAAGTTTGCACGATGTTGGGCTGTTCGGCTTCTGTTTGACTCCCGACTCTTCCATGGAATGGCAGTTAGGCGGCAACAAAGCAAGATTCTAACGAACCACAAGCTCTGAAATACTCGATGTTCCTGACATTTTAATTTTGAACGGAGCAATACAGAAAAGTACAGCCTTTTATGCCTACACAGATTCCAGTGAACAGCAACAGTTCCACTACAAACAAACAGACCAAAGTTGGTTGGAAGAAGCTAATTATGAAAAAAGACGATCTGAGAAAGCAGGAAGGAAAGGTTCAATTCTTATCGTTCCTGAATCCTGGATGTCGAGTCTATGAAGCAAAACTTCACAAGATAAACCGCCTGATGCTTACAAACTCCACAATTTAAACAGTAGCTCACCTAAGATCTGTGCAGGCGGTGCAGCTCAGAAGTCGCACTATCTTCCGCATCAAAATTACCCACCTTCAGTAGGGTTCTTCACAAACTGACTGCACACAGGGTCAAAAAAACAAGTAGCAAGCTTGCATGACAGGCAAAGTCCATCTTGAATTGTTGTTCGACATTATAAATATTTCCAACTGAATAATTTGGCATCAATGGCATCCTTGGACTCACAGCAATATTTCCAACTGAATAATTTGGCATCAATGGCATCCTTGGACTCACAGCAAGATGAGCAAGTAGGCATACCAGAAGATTGATGTTGCAGCTGAGCACTCAAGCAATAGGAAATGCACGTCTCCATCACTCCAGAGCCAGAGGCGGCCAATGCTGGATCCAGAGTGATGATGCATATGAATGCCTGTGACTTCCATAAAAATATTGCTCAAGACGAACAAGTCATCTAAAACATCTTTCATATTCATAAATAAACATTAAATTTCAGTAGATTTGCACTGTTTTTTAAATAGTAGACAATGACATTATCTTTTGTGATGCCCAACATAATACAAACCAACTTTGACGAGAAGAACAAAATACACCAAGAACTCAAGCACAAACTTGGTCCCACTGGAACACAGAAGCAACAACAAACATCACTAGATTAAATATTAAAACACAAATTGCCAGCCATCCCTGCAATTAGACTAAGTCTTGGTACAGCTGCATTAGTGGAGGCATGATGCTATCACTAGGACATGACATGGGAGATAACCAGCGGGCACAAGTCTGACTACAATGTTGAGAACAGAACAATGGAAAAGATAAGCATCGGCCTACACGACTAAGCCATAAGACATATTTACATGCATGTAATGGTGaatacatagatgatattacaGAAGGGCTGAGACAACGAACATTGACATCGCTGGGCTAATCTGTTAGCATACCATGTTCTTCCCTGGAGCTCAATATGCTAGTAGGACGGGTATGGAATTGGTTGCCTGTCAGTACGACGGCTAACGTCATTCAGAACAGAACCAAATACGCGTCTACTATATTCGTATGTACCATTGCTTAATCCTCTACTCGATATCCCACTTGGTGCTGGACAAGAAAAGGGAATTGTaagatttaattaaaaaccatacagtgtcttatattttgaaagGAATAAGGAAACTCTCTCACCCTCAGAGTGCGCACTATAAGAATGGTTTGGAGAAATACCAGCAATCCTGCCATTTACCACTGTATGTTGCGATGCGGGAGTATCACTAGATCTCATTAGCTGAGCCGGCTTTGGTGGCGGTATAGGGTTCACTTTAGGTGTTACAGGAATATTTCCATTAGAAGATTGCTTGTCTTGTCCAGAAATCTGAAGAAAATAGGAATAAAGCGCTCAGCCGGAATCACTTCACAACTAGTCAACCATAATAGGTCAAGCAAAAACTTAGCCAACCATTCAAATATAGTATCATATAGTGCATATTATTAAGTTATTAACAGTAACAAACCAAATTATAAGAACAACAGAACATGATTCTGTTACACAAAAATAAGTTATATAAATAGAGGGCATAAAGAAACGCACCGCAAATCTAAGTGTTCTATTATGAAGACGAACAAGGCCAGAAAATAGCTTAACAGCATACTGGGCAATCTCCTCTGTTTCATACTCAGCAAAAGCATAACCTTTGGAGCGATTAGTTTCCTTGTCACGTGGTATGTGTAGGTCTACAACACGACCTACCTGAATAAGAATCTCATACAAGACCCTCTCAGGTACCTTTTCATCCAAGTTACCTATTTAAGAAAAATAAGAGTTAGCGAAATTATACAGCTTATTGTAGCTGAAGACAAAAACAAGAGACAAAGTAGCATAAGAACAATCATTGTGAAATATCAACACCAGCGAACGATAACACAGTTAGCCATGCCACAGATCTGCATCTGACAAGCATCAAATAAAGATGAAGGTGCACATAATGCTGGTGAAAAGACAATAAATCAGCTATACTACCAAATTAAGAAACTGACAAGCCAAGAACACACATGATGCAATCAAAGAACATGGCGATGGAGGATGACTTGCAAAGGATTTTTCTGATATTCCTTACTTGAACGTAAGGATTATAACACCTTAAGTAACTGAGTTCATAATGATACGACAAGCACAAATAAAAACTTCTCCAAATCTGAACCCCTAGTTGGGATGTATTACCAAGTTAGAATTCAGCCTAATGGATTTCTATAAACATATGTCCAATATGATCCATTGAATGCTTAATTTTACTACATCCATATTTAAAAAGTTCCCAGCTGCCACTCTGCCAATCTCTAATATAAGATAGCTTGAAAAGAAGCCACCAGGTTTGCTCTAGAAGAAATATATCGTTAAACCGTGGTGGATCCAAAGTAGAATGGTGTTGATTGATTCATAGTTCTATACAAAATACTGAACGAACTTATGAAAACATAAGCAAAATAGTTGAATACAAAAATATAATTGTAATcaaggaaagagaagagagatgcaTATCAAATACTTCCTTTATTGTCTAGCTCGTACAAAATTGCATGGGAAGATCCACTAGTTATGCATAAATAGCAGGGGACAAGTGACATCTCGAAATGGTATTTGGGCAAGTGGAGATCGTGTTGTTAGTTAACAAAAGAATATGAACACGAAAGAGTACTGTTCCTACTCTAGGAGAATATATACAAGCACAAGCAATTAAAGCGCTAGCAGAAAGAAATCAGAGCCTATACAAGATGAAGCAATGGACGTGCTAGGCTAAATATGAGggcaaatacaaaataaatctaCGGTTTAAATCCTAATGCTAACGGGGGCACAGTATCCTGCTTAATAACACCTCAACCACGCAATCATCAATCTAGTGTATGTGGTGATAACTCGAAACCCTACCTCTACCTTTGCAACTTTGTACTAGTCTAGCTAATTTCGCTGCATAACTCGTCTAATCGCCCGTACCGAACAGCAACAGGTACTACATCTATCCACGGAGCACAAACAGCATGAGATATGCAATACAAACCCGGTTGCTAATCAAATCGAATCGACAGGAAACAACGTATCCCGCCGCGGGGGAAAAGCAATCCCGATTTGGGGACGACGCAGCAGCGACCAATCAATCAGAACTCAGGCAAACACAAACCCGCCGAAATTACGAGCCGGCCACGCCAAAATCACCACGAATCCCCCCCACCAAAATCCCGCGAACCAGCCCAGCAGCCAGCCACAGAGAATTGGGGGAATTGGGGGGGGAAAGCCCCGGATGAACCAGCGAGAGCTAGGACCCGTAGgcgggaagggaaggggagatCTCATCTCACCTATGAAGACGGTGCAGCCCGGATTCCTCGACATGGCGCTCCGGATCTGGGTCGGGCAGCCAGCCGCGCGTGCTGCAggagggcgaggcgaggcgaggttACGAGCAGCCGCGAGCGAGAAGCAAGCGCGCCGAGTCCAACCGGGGGGCAACGGcacgaggagggagggaggggagggcgaggcgcACGGCGCACGGGGAATTCGTTGGCAATCAgctcacggcggcgcggcgtggtggTGCTATCTATTTGTAGGCGATGACTCGACGGCTGGGCTGCTGCCGACGCCGAGAGGAGACGGCTTTGGTCCTGTGGCTGGATGGAGGGGTCAGGAGGTGGGGCCCGTGGCGTCAGTGAGAGGGGAGGGGTGGGCACGTCACGTGTGGTGCAGACTGCAGAGTGTTCTGATCTTTTGTGGTGGATGTTTTTGTggggtttgggggggggggggggggagagagagtgcCGGCGTGTGGATGCCGTAAGATGGGGCACCGACGGTTGCGATGTCGAAGGTTGGAGTAAGGAATCGTGGAGTTTGGCTTTGCACCGGTGTGTGAACCGTGTGGCCTTCCGATTCGGTACGAGAGATACAGGCATACAGCGACGCAGGCAGGGCAGGGGCAGCAGGGAGGTCGGCAAGACAGGCGACGACAGGAAAAGAATCAAACGGCGCACCGAGACAGCGCAGTGATTTTCTTTGAGCAAGAAGAGCCAACCCCTTTCCATTTCCATTTCGGTCAGGGCTGGCTATATATTTTAGAGGTTACTACGCGAACTTCGTAATATAGATTGTCAagattaaatatatttatttataatatatatttttataaatcatatatCATTAAAAATAATACGAATAAACACTACAAACATAATTTTAGATATAATTTAATTAGCGAGAAGATAAAAAATCCTAGTCCAAATTTTAGACTAGACAGATGTAAATAAGAAGATCACAAGACCGCACTTTAAGCACTAGCCATAATGAAATAAGGTGTGGGCGTGTGGCCGTGTGAAAGTCAAACCTCAGGGTAGGCAACGATATCCTGTTGACTAGGTTGGTTGGTGATGGGCCCCGAACCAGCTTGGGCTCTAGCTAGTCACACAAACGATTTAGGTCCCTAAGACAATCCTGATTACAGTGTGTTTGATCATGGAGAATTGTTAAGCGAGAATATGAGTTTGAGAAGTGGGAATTGGAAACTATTAAGTCTATTGATTGGTTTATGAACGCGAAAGTTTCATGAAGGACTAGCAAAAGTAGTTTAATTGAAAACCCCCACATTCTCAATACTTGTATAGGGACGGGTAATTGGGGGAATTTCCCTTCTAACTATGACAAGATAATTCTGAGTCATACATCATCACTAAAAATTCAATTATCATCCATACCcccatactactccctccgttctagaatataagaagttttagagttggacacgattattaagaaagtaggtagaagtgagtggcgaagggttgtgattggataagTAGTGGAGGTAAGTGGGAAAAATGAATGGTGGAGAGTTATGATTGGTTAGGAAGAGAATCTTgttggagaagttgttatattttaggataaattctAAGGACTAAaagttactacctccgttttttaatagatgacgccgttgattttttctcacatgtttgaccatttgtcttattcaaaaaatttatgtaattataatttattttgttatgagttgttttatcactcatagtattttaagtgtgattta
This window encodes:
- the LOC4338859 gene encoding probable beta-1,3-galactosyltransferase 8 isoform X2; the protein is MSAKAVVVLCATSFFVGLLLSGRMTLLMPPPSGSVGAASSGHGSRLSLFSDDCEHRHKLDEGNPNDIMNEVSRTHQAIQSLDKSVSSLEMELAVERAKQNGGLGAAVPSKRGRRPPRAFVVIGINTAFSSKKRRDSLRDTWVPRGERLRRLEEKGVVVRFVIGHSATPGGALDRAIDVEDAETRDFMRLDHVEGYHELSSKTRTYFTAAVATWDADFYVKVDDDVHVNLGMLTSRLARYRTRPRVYVGCMKSGPVLSQKGVKYHEPEYWKFGDEGNRYFRHATGQIYAISKDLASYISINQPILHRFANEDVSLGAWLIGLEVEHVDDRSLCCATPPDCEWKKQAGNVCAASFDWSCSGICKSVDRMRAIHSACGEGDGAVSNNFAAAAAA
- the LOC4338859 gene encoding probable beta-1,3-galactosyltransferase 8 isoform X1, with amino-acid sequence MMALTERQPQSEKKAARARPMSAKAVVVLCATSFFVGLLLSGRMTLLMPPPSGSVGAASSGHGSRLSLFSDDCEHRHKLDEGNPNDIMNEVSRTHQAIQSLDKSVSSLEMELAVERAKQNGGLGAAVPSKRGRRPPRAFVVIGINTAFSSKKRRDSLRDTWVPRGERLRRLEEKGVVVRFVIGHSATPGGALDRAIDVEDAETRDFMRLDHVEGYHELSSKTRTYFTAAVATWDADFYVKVDDDVHVNLGMLTSRLARYRTRPRVYVGCMKSGPVLSQKGVKYHEPEYWKFGDEGNRYFRHATGQIYAISKDLASYISINQPILHRFANEDVSLGAWLIGLEVEHVDDRSLCCATPPDCEWKKQAGNVCAASFDWSCSGICKSVDRMRAIHSACGEGDGAVSNNFAAAAAA
- the LOC4338860 gene encoding uncharacterized protein, whose product is MSRNPGCTVFIGNLDEKVPERVLYEILIQVGRVVDLHIPRDKETNRSKGYAFAEYETEEIAQYAVKLFSGLVRLHNRTLRFAISGQDKQSSNGNIPVTPKVNPIPPPKPAQLMRSSDTPASQHTVVNGRIAGISPNHSYSAHSEAPSGISSRGLSNGTYEYSRRVFGSVLNDVSRRTDRQPIPYPSY